The Sesamum indicum cultivar Zhongzhi No. 13 linkage group LG6, S_indicum_v1.0, whole genome shotgun sequence genomic interval AGCCGATCAGCCTCTTCTGGCTTTCATTCCAATACGGCGTGTTTGGGGTGGCCGACATGTTTGCAATGGTAGGACTAATGGAGTTCTTCTACAAAGAAGCTCCGTCTGGGATGAGGTCTCTTGCTACTTCTTTCGCGTTGTTGTCGTTGTCGTTCGGCTATTTCTTGAGCACTGCCTTTGTGAACATTGTGAATGCTGTTACTGAGAAGGTTGCAGCAAATAAACAAGGATGGCTTCAGGCAGCACACTTGGAGCATAACAAATTGGATTACTTCTACTGGTTTTTGGGCATCCTTAGTGGCCTCAATTTTGTGAACTACTTGTTTTGGGCATCATGGTACAAGTACAGATCAGATCATGTCAAAGATTCTGCTCAGAATTTAGGATGATGAGTTAAGGTTAAGTTCTACCAGAAGATGCTACAACGATAGGACCAGAACTATGCGTACGacaagtgtattacacttatcatataattagtatataatataagaaaaatgaccaatcatgtaattatatttgttatactATCGATTTGATCTAACCAAACTTAGtctgaataaaaattcttgtACGTGAACTTTGTTTTGGATCACTGTGAGTCTGTAACCCATGAAATTAATGAAGCAACTTGCAAATCCCTTTTGACCTATGAAATTTATGAAGCAACTTGCAAATCCCTATTGCGCCTCTCTTTCAGCCCAGACCCACTCTAATCCATACAGGCTCAAGAGTGTCTTtggttaaatttataaatttctcaaaatattttataaaatatttatgagttcttgaaaatcatttgaaaatttttctttaacagCTTTTAAGATACTATATTCAGATGTTGTAAgtcttataaactttttaaaaaaagtcgACTCACTcgttttttttagaatatcattaatctttatattcaaataaacaaaaacacatttataatattgttagTATTTCACTTTTATCCTTCATATAATCGACGTTTTCTCTCCAAAgcaaatttatctatttatataattttaaattctgatAGGTTGAAGACTTTTTCGGtcattattacaatataaaaagcttattatatcatatcttataagttctgacatcttatttatccaaacattttaaaaacttatttttaaaataaatttaaactctttaaagtatcaaaaaatcttataaaatgttgcaAATAAATTTTCCCAACACTCACTTCCATCTGATCTAAGTATGTCCGACATATACTTGAGAAATTGAACCGTATCATCCAAACCTATTTTTGCAACACATAATGTCCAAACTCTGCTgatgtaatttattgattatttattgcaagcaaaattgaaataattcaataatgaaATGAATACCATAATTCATTACATACTGAAAACGGGTCGTGcccaaaataatattcaacatatgtccaacaaaatattatatatatatatatatatatatatatttttcagaatgAGTTTAAATGGCTGAGCAGAAAAACGTACTTTGCAGCCAACGACAATAGCAGCAATTTAATAATGTGTAACTGCACACTATTGATTACAAGTTAATGAAATATAGGggctacatatatatatagatacatgtaacctaacataataaattataacttatCGGAACATtcaaataatctatttttatggCAATAAATGAGACTTTCCAATTAAGagcataaaatttattttttttactgccaaaaatagtaaaataattagaatatcTGTATACATTTTCAGCCCATGATGATGCATagtatttatactatatacttttttgtttgtaattgaatataattatattattttttattttttatttttggtgtaCTATGTACGAGCGGTCTTAATATTATATcggtataaaataaaaaaagttatatagaTTACATAATTCTTGTACATAAGTTAAGAAgttttatatacttttaattataatcaaataattaggagtaaatattgattttcattcatttttttgttaatatctgtaaattcgatgaattttagTGAATAGAaggatctatttgttaaatagaaacaaaagtcatgagtactaaatgtaatttttcaaatcacataaaatttacgtataattacaccaaatttcaagggAGGACGGAGTCATCGAGTGTCGTgtctttgtttgtttataaattctatatatatgttaaataattattttccttaAGATAAGAAGAAAGAATGAGTAAATATATGTCGCGATTCATTCTTGAAAGTGACAAAACCtgtaatgaaattttttttttcatttttactattttcttaACTGGCTGTCGTGACTCGTCATTCTTgaaagtatataataaataatatttcacatttaaaatatatatataaatcaacacatcttatttatacaaaaaaaaaatcaagatattactgacacaataaaaaaattgatatagtAGCGTTATAAATCACTGTTTGTGGGTTAAAaatctctcttctttttataCTAGTGTAGATTACGATAGTTTTAGTATCAAACTCAACGGTGGTGTACCGTTGCACGACAACCTAAGATATGATTATGGGCAACTTAAAAGTAGACAAAAAGACAGTCAAAAAACATAACCTTCTTGTAATTACCAACATTCTCCATGTTATTACATATATCAAGATTCCCATTACAATATTTAGaactattaatttaattaaaacttcTGGATTTATCGATTTCGTTGACTcgattttttatatgtttgcagcatctaattttgaatatttcaaaAGCCTAACCATAAccaatgaataaaaaatatgaaactcattttctattaaattacaatgaacaTTCGATTTGATAGATAGatgattgtataattaattataaaataatttgtttattataagatcaattttgggaaaaaagtgataatatttggatttataatttaaacttatcaattataaattggagtttgtaattaaattttaatcttgaAAAGTGATTATTGAAAAAGACGTCCAACGACACAAGAAATTCTATTTGTGCTCGAAGTTCAAGTTTGGTATGCTCCATCGGAGGCATAAATCAATCATTGTGGATTCgaataatacaaatacaagtatttatttatttttataatagtttattattattttttattttatttgaatgtatgatttgatttattttgtttatgtgTAGTAATTGGTTTGGAATTAGtgatgtattttaatttattttgcatatttaaatatagaagtaaaaagaaaaaaaataaagtattatgAAAACAATATAGGAGTGATAAATGTTAACCTACACAAATCACTCTATCTCTATCATTAGAGTAATATTGtcgataaattatattgacactccttataataaaaatttaattacacaaatattttttatatatatatttttttataaaattataagtacatttttttaataatgttatTGTAATGTACTTTAGGGGAtgcttttgtaaaatttcgccattaagtattaatatatttgtaattacaactgcaaccttaaaaagaatatttgtaattgtaacTACAATATAAAGgggtttatttataatttaagaaaagtataagacatttgtgtaaataaaactaaaattgggtAGCACCAACGTAATTTGTCCTAAATTTAAGTACATTCCTCAACCTCGTAATCACAAAACTCAGCAGTTGAAGAAAACAGAAACATGCTTTCTTGCAAGAACAAAagacaattttataatttctgaCCTAAAAAAGGTAATTGAGACCAAAAGAAATGCTAAAAAGCCTTCAATTGTGAGCACAAAAAAGTATTTCCAAACAAACAGGTGGCAGCTCAATAGTATTTctgtatacatatatgtataatatacatatatatacacacacattcacacagtaagaaatatagaaatatacatatgtatatatatatatctcattaATGGAGGAGTACTGTAGAGAGCAAGAGGGCggctttttcctttcttccttTGGCttttaaaaaagcaaaaatcagaccaattattcattttatctttacCTTCTGCATTCAGACATACaaagtttctctctctacattcAACAACTGCTGCTGCAATTGAATACATGGTGTTGTTGGTTTCAACCTTATAAGAGCCAAACATCTCACCCCAGTTTCTTGTCTTGCATGATCTGTGAGTGAAACTTCTCCACTGGGCTTTTGAGTTCTCTGTATGGTTTTGCACGTATTTGCTTTGTTATCTGTTTGAAAGATTTTCTGGGCTAGAATTAATCTTGATGTTGTTGTTTATTCTTGGTTGGTGTTTGGTGAGTTTTTGTTGTTCTTATAGGCTTTGATCATTgtttttgagtttttcttttttgtaattgattaaGCGATACTTAACAGACATCAAAGGGTAGAAATCTGTGTGTGAATTGTTTTGTTGCTTTTCCTTTTGGTATGAGGTTGTTGTGTAATGGTTGAAAACCTGGTGTCAGAATTTCAGTAATGTAAGTATTCATTTCACTGATTTCTTTGACGTGAGTTTGcaaatttcttgattaattggTTACTATGTTGGTATTCGGGTTCATAAAGGCTGAGATGGAAAAGACAGTAAGGATGGAGAAATGGTGAAAGCACTACCTACTTTAAagatttctttgtttttggttCTTGCAACATACATAGAGATGTGAAAAGTTTCATCTTTTGTAATGTTTTTAATTGGCGAATTGTCGATCATTTTCGTCGAATCACATTAAGTGAGAACTTCGACTTCAAATGTTGGTCATGGTGAAGTAGTAGTGTACTGTACTATTGCCATCTCTTTTGAAGAATAAATTTGTTGTAGTCTTAGCTAATGAGAACAACATCAGCTGCAGATACTAACAGTTAGTTATTATTGGCTGATGTCTCTAGGAAAATTCAACTATGACGATGTTAAGCCGTGACTTTAGTTATACAATGCAAAAGGATATGGTATCGCCCGTGTCAGCTGATGTGTTTTTTGCCTCAAGTCGTTTTCCAAATTACAAAATCGGGGCTAACAATCAGATTGTGGAGGTCAAAGAGGACTCAAGAACGTCATCTATGAAAGATATGGTTGCGCGAGAAACTGCCTTGTTGCTGGAGCAGCAGAAACGACTTTCTGTCCGCGATCTTGCTAGCAAATTCGAGAAGGGTTTGGCCGCTGCTGCTAAGCTATCTGACGAGGTTTGTTCTTGTGTGAACTGGTGTCATTTACAATCTTGCCCTTTTGCGAACTATCTTGAGTAAAGTATACATTCAAATATTGTTTTCTTATCAAAAGGAGGTTGAAGAAGTGAAGACTCTGTTTTGTAAGATTGGCATTCCTATTTCTATCTTGCTTCCCATTCAAGATATATCTTATGTTTCTCATTTCCTTTCTCAAAACCAAAAGCTAGTGACACGTGTCTCTATTAGATTTGCGGAATTTAGATGTCATTTATTTATGGGTTCCAGGCAAGACTCAAAGAGGCGGCTTCATTGGAGAAACATGTACTTCTAAAGAAACTCAGAGATGCACTTGAAGCTCTTAAAGGGCGTGTAGCAGGCAAAAACAAAGATGATGTAGAAGAAGCAATAGCTATGGTTGGTTATTCTCCATCTCCTAACTATTCATTTATGATTTGTCTTTTCATTGTAATGATGTGAATGGGAgctatataaatgaataaatgaaatgGTTCAGTTCTAACTCAAATCGGTCCAGATATAACTAAAAACAACAATTCTctcaaaagttaaaaaaaaaagggaaaaaaagggaaaaatgagAGTGCATAGTCCGTTATTGCCGGTAATTGTCCTCTCCCAAGCGAAGTTTCCCCAACCCTCTTTATTTTCCAGCAGTTGCTAAATAAGAGTATGTTATATGGATATGCATGTTCTAAATGTAGGGTACAATAAAGTATCTTGCTATATATgcaaaaatgttaaaaacaTTAAAGAAATACAGCAGAATGACATAATGATAGGAAGTCCTAGCACTTTTTATCTCTTtgtatttattcttaattatcatgGCTTCTAAGTAATATAGCCAGCACAATGTCTTCTTGTCCTTGATGTCTAGCATTGAAACTTTAGTAGGATACTTTATTGATGAATATATAGATGCTATATTCTAGTGTTTTTTGGTCTCGAATCTGATGAGTTCTCAAAGTTTCAGTAATCTGTCTCTTAGTGTCTGCCTCACATAATTGCAAAATCATTCTAATGACTCTTCACGAATTGTACCATGTGGCAATTTCTAATGTTTCCAGGTTGAAGCTTTAGCGGTTCAATTGACTCAGAGGGAAGGAGAGCTAATTCAAGAGAAGGCTGAAGTAAAAAAACTTGCAACTTTTCTAAAACAGGTAAAATGACATACGCCTGTCGGATGATGAGTCTGTTTCCTTCCCTGATGCAAAGATACACAATATGAAGACTGAGTTTGGATTCTTTTGGCATAGACTGTGCCTATGTAATAAATAGACCCTTTATCGGGTGAATAATCTGCAGATTTGAGGCAATATAATACTATCTGTTCCAAAGTTTTTggcattaattattatcaatttttgttaCTATAATGATCATCATTATCCTCATCCTCATAAGTTGTACATTCCAGAAGAAACCCTTAttcagatttttttgtttgcttaGCTAAAATAGATTAAGGACGGGGCTGAGCGCCAAACTGGAACTTCTTCGTGCTGCGGTTTAACTGTCTTTGATCATCAGTATtagtttatcttttttttgctttcttgTTCTCTACCATGTTTATTCAATCTCTTTTCTGTAGAAATTCCTTTACCCACTCTCTCTTCACCGTCAGTCTTTTCCTCCCTTTCATAATGAAAATCTGATGCATATTggaaatattttagtaatatggAGAGATACTGAATGTGCTGATTGATCATAGATTGTGATTCCTCCCCCAAGTAAAATATATGCAGGAGGCAAACATGTTTTTCATTGGATAGGAACTTCGGTGGACaaaaatttctctatttttctcttcttacaaaaattacattctCTTTCAGGCTTCTGAAGATGCTAAAAAACTTGTTGATGAAGAAAGAGCTTTTGCACGGGCTGAAATTGAGAATGCGAGAGCAGCAGTACAGAGAGTGGAAGAGGCTCTTCAGGAACATGAACAAATGTCACGAGCTTCAGGAAAGCAGGTTCTGAAGAAAACCTCCCTTCCAcgtctaaaataaatttaaaaaaaaaaaaaaaaacttttctaTGTGCTGCTGCTTCTGTTCTAGAGCTGAAACCTTTTGTTAGTTTTCTGGTAAAAGTCTATGTTGTTAGTTTTCTGTGATAGTCTTGCAATTGTTCGCATGTCTGAAGACTCTGAACACAAtcacttttctatttctttttttatagtatgtgccaattttgaaaatgagcTTCTGCCCTATTATGGATTCAAACCTGCagtattcttgatttttgctATTTGTCTTTTGTTATGACATTCAGGACGTGGACGAATTGATGAAGGAGGTTCAAGAGGCTAGGCGAATCAAAATGCTGCATCAGCCTAGTAGGGTAGTTACTTTTGTATCCTTTATTCTATTCTAGCATGGTGCAACCACATGGTTGATTTAATCTAAACGATAATTAGAGTACTTCTGATGGCATTATCTTGTTGTCTTCCTACTGTTTAACATTAGATTATCATCTGGAAGACATTTGATTTTGTACTCGGAAATGGTCCCAAAGTCTTGCAGAATCTGTTCTtgttcaaaatattcttttggttACATGGTATCTATATTTCCTCTTTCACATACCCTTTATATTGTAAGTCACGTTTTCTTTTACAGGTTATGGACATGGAACATGAGCTTCAAGCACTAAGGATTCAACTTGCTGAAAAGTCGAAGCATTCACTGCAGCTCCAGAAGGAGGTTTTACTCTTATTCTGCATCTATCTCATTCCTTTTATCGATGCTATATTTCTCAATGTTCAGCAGTAGTTATGGTCTGTTTGCTTACTGGTTGTCCGAGGTTTGTATTTTTGCATCTAAATATGCGACATAATCTCCCATCGTTAATCCACAACACAAGAATACTGTAGAAAGAAAGATTACAAGGGCATCTCAGTAGCTTATATCTGATAAGCTACTAAGTAGTGATGCATGCAAAAGTGAAAcaacattaataaattttgttgcatCTGAGTTGCAGCATGACATGCTTGATAATATTGtgtcatttattttgtattttatattgtttaagATCCTTGAAGAGACTTGTGTCCGCGTGTTAGAACCCTTAAAATTGGTATATCTCTTCCAAAAGTGAGACCTAGTGATGCTTGACGTTCTCAGCCCCAACAGAGTAAGAACtgcatttataatatcaactTTTGAAAGTTCGGTATAGGATATCCTCTTGGAGACCATTTGGGAAGGAGCTTATATACTCGATCATATAAGAGTCTTGTTATTGAAGAATGAGAACTATTTACATTATATGACCAGTTAATACACCCTCGTTACCAACATTATAGTTCCCCTTGGCTTAAGATGGAGTTTTTAGATAAAGATTTTGTGAATCGTTGTACTACTGCAATCAAAATTGTGTCACATTATTGGTTCAAAAGAGAAAGCACACATTTGggaaaaaattcattttaggaAATGATGACTTATTGAGAATGTCCCGTAAAGGAAATAGAAGTTATCAATTTGAGACAAGGGAGTATAACATACGCAGCAAGATATATCTACGTTTCACGAATGCATCATCTACATAAAGGTATTGTcatttttttgctatattcTACTTGTTGGGAATGTAATTTTAATGTGCtcatttgagaaattattataaatgaagCATATATATCAGGTTTTGAGAGCTAAAACTTTCCATTCCATGAATATTTTCAGCTGGCACTAAGCAAGAAGGGTGATAAAGATGCACCCCATTTGTATGATATAGATGGTACTCTGGCATTGGGTTCATATTTGCTGATATATCCCTGTTCTGATAGTGCTCCAGAACTTTCCGAATGTGCATTTCAATGGTATCGTTCAACATCTGAGGGTGGCAAGAAGGAGCCTATATCAGGTATCTTTGTTTTGCTTCCCTGTTCATCATCGTACTTGTTTGTACCTTGATAGCTCATTCACATCTGAGAATTTACGGATGTTTAAACATGAAAGCAGATggtcattataaaaaaaaaaactactgaCACTGAAACATGTCAACAGATGTTTGTTGTCTTTCAACCATGGAGGTCTTTTCATTGATTAATGCGTTCCATATGCTTTTTACCTGGAATCACTACTGCAGATTCCTCTTGTAGTtcaatgatttaattatttctggCTTTTGAAAATATCAGGGGCCACCAAATCTGTGTATGCTCCTGAGCCTTTTGATGTTGGACAAATACTGCAAGCTGATATTTTGATTGCTGATCACACAATTACTCTAACAACCTCAGCACCTATTGAT includes:
- the LOC105163715 gene encoding stomatal closure-related actin-binding protein 1 codes for the protein MTMLSRDFSYTMQKDMVSPVSADVFFASSRFPNYKIGANNQIVEVKEDSRTSSMKDMVARETALLLEQQKRLSVRDLASKFEKGLAAAAKLSDEARLKEAASLEKHVLLKKLRDALEALKGRVAGKNKDDVEEAIAMVEALAVQLTQREGELIQEKAEVKKLATFLKQASEDAKKLVDEERAFARAEIENARAAVQRVEEALQEHEQMSRASGKQDVDELMKEVQEARRIKMLHQPSRVMDMEHELQALRIQLAEKSKHSLQLQKELALSKKGDKDAPHLYDIDGTLALGSYLLIYPCSDSAPELSECAFQWYRSTSEGGKKEPISGATKSVYAPEPFDVGQILQADILIADHTITLTTSAPIDPAPGLGNYVEALVRRHETEFNVVIIQMNGVDHPSQSIHVLHVGKMRIKLCKGKTTMAKEYYSNSMQLCGVRGGGNAAAQAVYWQAKVGLSFVLAFESERERNAAIMLARRFAFDCNITLGGPDDRSSSGS